One Coffea arabica cultivar ET-39 chromosome 5c, Coffea Arabica ET-39 HiFi, whole genome shotgun sequence DNA window includes the following coding sequences:
- the LOC113690091 gene encoding glucose-6-phosphate/phosphate translocator 2, chloroplastic-like yields MAMSTGQSYTASTAFDHPLQNQFSSSKPYLSAFFSKQIAVRKCDNINLLSRKPLYISAVRNFGYIDESKETSKPRGSLVQCNAYEARRSQPIPISIEFDEEAQQAAAQKLKIGIYFATWWSLNVIFNIYNKKVLNAFPFPWLTSTLSLAAGSLLMLVSWATRIAEAPKTDFEFWKTLFPVAVAHTIGHVAATVSMSKVAVSFTHIIKSGEPAFSVLVSRFLLGEAFPLPVYLSLLPIIGGCALSAATELDFNMTGFMGAMVSNLAFVFRNIFSKKGMNGKSVGGMNYYACLSMLSLLILTPFAIAVEGPQVWAIGWQKAVSQIGPNFIWWVVAQSVFYHLYNQVSYMSLNEISPLTFSIGNTMKRISVIVSSIIIFHTPVQPVNALGAAIAILGTFLYSQAKQ; encoded by the exons ATGGCAATGTCAACTGGACAATCCTATACAGCTTCTACAGCATTTGATCATCCATTACAAAACCAGTTTTCAAGTTCAAAGCCATATTTATCAGCATTTTTCTCCAAGCAGATTGCAGTCAGAAAATGTGACAATATTAATCTTTTGTCCAGGAAGCCTTTGTACATTTCTGCAGTGAGAAATTTTGGATACATTGATGAATCGAAGGAAACATCAAAACCCCGCGGATCTTTAGTCCAATGCAATGCCTACGAAGCTCGTCGATCGCAGCCAATACCGATTAGCATTGAATTTGACGAAGAAGCTCAACAGGCTGCAGCGCAGAAGCTTAAGATTGGCATCTATTTTGCTACATGGTGGAGCCTGAATGTGATTTTCAATATCTACAACAAGAAGGTCCTCAATGCCTTTCCATTTCCTTGGCTCACTTCAACTCTGTCCTTAGCAGCTGGCTCTCTGTTGATGTTAGTTTCATGGGCTACAAGAATTGCTGAAGCACCAAAGACTGATTTTGAGTTCTGGAAAACTCTGTTTCCT GTTGCTGTTGCACATACAATTGGGCATGTTGCAGCAACGGTAAGTATGTCAAAAGTGGCAGTTTCATTCACTCATATCATCAAGAGCGGTGAGCCAGCTTTCAGtgttttggtttcaagatttcTACTAGGAGAAGCTTTTCCTCTGCCAGTATACCTATCACTTCTGCCAATTATCGGAGGTTGTGCACTTTCTGCAGCCACTGAACTCGATTTCAATATGACTG GTTTTATGGGGGCTATGGTATCAAATTTGGCATTTGTGTTCAGAAACATCTTTTCAAAGAAAGGCATGAATGGGAAATCTGTTGGAGGAATGAACTACTATGCTTGTCTTTCAATGCTATCTCTATTGATTCTGACCCCTTTTGCAATAGCTGTGGAGGGTCCTCAGGTTTGGGCAATTGGATGGCAGAAAGCAGTCTCCCAAATTGGACCTAATTTCATATG GTGGGTAGTAGCTCAGAGTGTCTTCTACCACCTCTACAATCAAGTCTCTTACATGTCCTTAAACGAGATCTCTCCGCTAACATTTAGTATTGGGAACACCATGAAGAGGATATCAGTTATAGTCTCTTCAATTATCATCTTCCATACACCTGTTCAACCAGTTAATGCCCTTGGAGCAGCCATTGCAATTCTTGGAACATTCCTCTACTCACAG GCAAAGCAATAA
- the LOC113689433 gene encoding homeobox-leucine zipper protein PROTODERMAL FACTOR 2, giving the protein MKTHLERAENARLKVENDKLRAENVKCKEVLSRACCLTCDVAQATADVSLDDNQLRVENSKLKEKIANLTGLIARYVGNKHYADNTSALSSAIPSSSTEPQWVASLRGGQQDITQEFVLDEALFKSLARPIGIDKPKAIEVVISAMEELIRMAEIEFPLWVSTADNRSYSLNEDAYYNLFPTAIGLKPVGFKVEVSKGSDVVLMNHMNLVEVFMDMNKWLAVFASIISRALVIEVLSAGSEPGNFDGTLQMMTAEYQILTPTVPTRESIFLRYCKQLGEGTWGIVDVSFDNLLCLDPLVKCRRRPSGCIIQEMPNSCSKITWVEHVHVQDEGVHYLGKPFVESGLAFGAQRWVSVLARQCERLASALVTNFSPNDINDTVLISPEGRKNILRLSERMVLRFCAGVTSSTAHAWLNLSESGNDQIRIMTKRRENDLGEPSGIVLSATTSFWLPVSHKFVFDFLRDESTRTQWDILFNCEDIIEIVHISNGNEVGNCISLLRGTNSNLGSLLMLQECGTHQTGSYIVYAPIDNGTVDLLLDGASSDHVTLLPSGFTIYPSGPTPKSIHVDAISGAARDAGSLLTIAFQILVNPVPNANIPATSISSISNLIEYTSHKIRAALALRGA; this is encoded by the exons ATGAAG ACACATCTTGAGCGTGCCGAAAATGCACGTCTTAAAGTGGAAAATGATAAGCTTCGTGCTGAAAACGTTAAGTGCAAAGAAGTTCTTTCCAGGGCTTGCTGCCTGACGTGTGATGTTGCTCAAGCAACAGCTGATGTTTCCCTTGATGACAATCAATTGAGAGTAGAGAATTCTAAACTCAAAGAAAag ATTGCGAACCTAACAGGTCTAATTGCAAGATATGTTGGCAATAAGCACTATGCCGACAATACTTCTGCTTTGTCATCAGCTATTCCTAGCAGCTCCACTGAGCCTCAATGGGTAGCATCACTCAGAGGAGGGCAACAAGATATTACTCAGGAATTCGTTCTTGATGAAGCGTTATTCAAGTCATTGGCTAGACCAATTGGTATTGATAAACCTAAAGCAATTGAAGTTGTGATTTCTGCCATGGAGGAGCTCATAAGAATGGCCGAAATCGAATTTCCTTTGTGGGTTTCGACCGCGGATAATAGGAGCTATTCCCTGAATGAAGATGCGTACTACAACTTGTTCCCTACAGCAATCGGTCTGAAACCAGTTGGATTCAAAGTTGAAGTATCAAAAGGGAGCGATGTGGTTTTGATGAATCATATGAATCTTGTTGAAGTTTTCATGGATATG AATAAATGGCTAGCTGTATTTGCAAGCATAATTTCAAGGGCTTTAGTCATAGAGGTTTTATCAGCAGGGTCTGAGCCTGGAAATTTCGATGGAACCCTGCAAATG ATGACTGCAGAGTATCAAATCCTCACACCAACGGTTCCAACGAGGGAGAGCATTTTCTTGAGATACTGTAAACAATTAGGTGAAGGTACATGGGGGATCGTTGATGTTTCGTTTGACAATTTACTTTGTTTAGATCCATTAGTCAAATGCAGAAGAAGGCCATCAGGATGTATAATCCAAGAAATGCCAAATAGCTGCTCAAAG ATCACATGGGTTGAACATGTACATGTGCAAGATGAAGGTGTTCATTATTTAGGAAAGCCCTTTGTCGAATCAGGTCTTGCATTTGGAGCTCAACGATGGGTTTCAGTCTTAGCTAGACAATGTGAACGTCTTGCAAGTGCACTGGTGACAAATTTCTCTCCTAATGACATCAATGATACTG TGCTAATAAGTCCAGAGGGAAGAAAGAACATCCTGAGACTATCTGAAAGAATGGTGCTCAGATTTTGTGCTGGAGTAACTTCTTCTACTGCACATGCATGGCTGAATTTATCTGAAAGTGGAAATGACCAAATAAGAATTATGACAAAGAGGAGAGAAAATGATCTGGGGGAGCCTTCTGGTATTGTGTTAAGTGCTACAACTTCTTTCTGGCTTCCAGTTTCTCACAAATTCGTGTTCGATTTCTTACGTGACGAGAGTACTCGAACTCAG TGGGATATCCTCTTTAATTGcgaagatattatagaaatcGTGCACATCTCTAATGGTAACGAAGTTGGCAATTGTATCTCCTTGCTGCGG GGTACAAATTCAAACCTTGGCAGCTTGCTGATGTTGCAAGAATGTGGTACTCATCAAACAGGATCTTATATTGTCTATGCCCCTATTGACAATGGCACAGTGGATCTGTTATTAGATGGTGCAAGCTCTGATCATGTAACACTTCTTCCTTCTGGATTCACCATATATCCCAGTGGACCTACACCTAAATCAATTCATGTTGATGCCATTTCTGGTGCTGCTCGAGATGCTGGATCTCTCCTCACTATTGCTTTTCAGATTTTGGTTAATCCCGTCCCAAATGCAAACATTCCTGCAACATCAATTTCCAGCATCAGCAATCTCATTGAGTACACATCTCACAAGATAAGAGCTGCTTTGGCTCTCCGTGGTGCCTAA